A stretch of Ischnura elegans chromosome 4, ioIscEleg1.1, whole genome shotgun sequence DNA encodes these proteins:
- the LOC124157732 gene encoding engulfment and cell motility protein 1 has product MKDTNIVKIAVEMKPHDAQLIEFNQKQPLAAIIQDICNNWGLSDPDNYALQFSGNNNDNYITEKNRNEIKNGAILSLTHSPSKTAHDILQKLNVGSADEKTQALQMLSKLSTDMTFALEFINKQGLALIIMLVEGGTCKGTMLAYCLLSFVELMDHGIVSWDILEVLFINKVASYVNNQSSAQDEKVVQASLSILENIVLNSSGKYGQVEKEVTFPNLVMHLQSHNPVIQQNAIALINALFLKADYSKRKAIAGTLGSKHVRNVIFSNIIQSPSGKVGTEMAHQLYVLQTLLFNLLEQRMNTKMDPQDQDAHDKIKELRKIAFDTDGDVSNRDVNARRQGVFAKDYKKLGFKHDINPAQDFAETPPGMLALDCMVYFARNHMESYTKIVLENSCRADEHECPFGRTSVELTKLLCEILKIGESPSEQGQTYHPMFFAHDRPFEEFFCICIVLLNKTWKEMRATTEDFVKVFSVVREQIIRALAMQPQGLEKFRSNLQLLTYSEITNLWQQERTSREEWESHARPIVELREQIAPEILELVQQQRLGFLVEGTRFTKYSMKGLRIKDKFWYVRLSPNHKVFHYGDCDEKSVPALEELGSKLAVVDIKALVTGKECPHMKELKGRKTNHQLAFSLMVDSVDATALNFVAPDEQVFDYWVDGINALLGCKMTSKETESDLETLLSMDIKLRLLDAEGLDIPQDPPPIPKDPPNYDFCYKLK; this is encoded by the exons ATGAAGGATACAAATATTGTGAAGATTGCGGTGGAGATGAAACCGCATGACGCACAGCTCATAGAATTCAACCAAAAACAGCCCTTGGCAGCTATTATCCAGGACATTTGCAACAATTGGGGCCTCTCTGATCCAGATAACTATGCTTTGCAGTTTTCTGGAAACAATAATGACAACTATATCACTGAGAAGAATAGAAATGAGATTAAAAATGGTGCTATTCTCAGTCTTACCCACTCTCCCTCTAAGACTGCTCATGACATCTTGCAGAAGTTGAACGTAGGAAGTGCTGATGAGAAAACTCAGGCTTTGCAGATGCTGTCCAAGCTAAGCACTGACATGACCTTTGCCTTAGAGTTTATCAACAAACAAGGTTTGGCGTTAATTATAATGCTAGTCGAAGGCGGAACCTGCAAAGGAACAATGCTTGCGTACTGTCTTCTATCATTTGTGGAACTGATGGATCATGGCATCGTTTCATGGGACATACTCGAAGTATTATTTATCAACAAAGTTGCAAGTTATGTGAATAATCAGTCATCAGCTCAAGACGAAAAGGTAGTGCAAGCATCTCTGTCAATTCTTGAAAATATCGTTTTAAACAGTTCAGGGAAATATGGCCAAGTAGAAAAAGAAGTCACATTCCCTAACTTGGTGATGCATTTACAGAGTCATAATCCAGTGATTCAGCAAAATGCTATCGCCCTCATAAATGCATTATTCCTAAAAGCAGACTACTCCAAAAGGAAGGCGATTGCTGGTACATTGGGCTCCAAGCACGTCCGTAATGTAATTTTCAGTAACATTATTCAGTCACCTTCTGGAAAGGTGGGTACCGAAATGGCTCATCAGCTGTATGTTTTGCAAACTCTGTTGTTTAATCTATTGGAGCAGAGGATGAACACGAAAATGGATCCACAGGATCAGGACGctcatgataaaattaaagagCTTAGAAAAATAGCATTTGACACAGATGGTGACGTTTCAAACCGTGATGTTAACGCTCGACGACAAGGGGTATTCGCTAAGGATTACAAGAAACTTGGGTTCAAGCACGACATTAATCCTGCCCAGGATTTTGCTGAAACCCCTCCAGGGATGCTAGCATTGGATTGTATGGTGTATTTTGCCCGGAATCACATGGAAAGTTATACGAAGATTGTCTTGGAGAACTCTTGTCGAGCTGATGAGCACGAATGCCCTTTTGGTCGCACCAGTGTTGAGCTAACCAAGCTTCtatgtgaaattttgaaaatcggAGAATCACCCAGCGAGCAAGGGCAGACCTACCATCCAATGTTTTTTGCCCATGATCGGCCATTTGAAGAGTTTTTCTGTATATGCATTGTTTTGCTGAATAAAACATGGAAGGAAATGAGAGCAACGACTGAAGATTTTGTAAAAGTCTTCAGTGTTGTGCGAGAGCAAATCATAAGGGCGTTAGCAATGCAACCTCAAGGACTTGAAAAATTTCGCTCGAATCTACAACTTCTCACGTATTCAGAGATCACCAACTTATGGCAACAGGAGAGGACGTCCAGAGAAGAATGGGAGTCTCATGCCAGACCTATTGTGGAACTAAGGGAGCAGATCGCACCGGAAATCCTAGAATTAGTTCAGCAGCAGAGACTAGGATTTTTGGTGGAAGGAACCCGCTTTACCAAGTACTCAATGAAGGGATTG agaatcAAAGACAAATTTTGGTATGTGAGACTTTCACCTAATCATAAAGTGTTCCATTATGGTGATTGTGACGAAAAAAGTGTCCCTGCTCTTGAGGAATTGGGAAGTAAGCTGGCGGTTGTTGACATTAAAGCTCTAGTGACAGGGAAGGAGTGTCCACATATGAAAGAACtgaa AGGAAGGAAGACAAACCATCAGCTTGCCTTTTCCCTCATGGTAGACTCTGTGGATGCGACGGCACTTAACTTTGTGGCTCCAGATGAACAAGTTTTTGATTACTGGGTGGATGGAATCAATGCCTTGCTAG